Proteins from a genomic interval of Microbacterium esteraromaticum:
- a CDS encoding metallophosphoesterase translates to MTSRFTAHPALTALGAVGAVGLGAAIWGIGIERYLFTIRTATAPALAPGSAPIRVLHVSDAHMAPWQHRKQDWLASLVALEPDLIVNTGDNLGHQDGLAGIRRAFAPFAGIPGVFVHGSNDVQAPAPRNPLKYFTGPSKTASEPKLLDTAALDAFFTDDLGWHDLNNTAMRQVVAGNTIDFFGVDDAHREWDELDVIPGALDSLGPAPAGASRIGVTHAPYQRVLNNFVDLAADALFAGHTHGGQVCLPGYGTLVANCDIPLKQAKGLSTWSHDGRSVPLNVSAGCGHSIYAPVRFACRPEATLLTLTARSA, encoded by the coding sequence ATGACCTCGCGTTTCACAGCGCATCCGGCCCTCACCGCGCTCGGCGCGGTGGGGGCCGTTGGCCTCGGTGCGGCGATCTGGGGCATCGGCATCGAACGGTATCTCTTCACCATCCGCACGGCGACCGCCCCGGCGCTAGCGCCCGGCAGTGCACCGATCCGCGTATTGCATGTGTCCGATGCGCACATGGCGCCGTGGCAGCACCGCAAGCAGGACTGGCTCGCCTCGCTGGTGGCGCTTGAGCCGGACCTCATCGTGAACACCGGCGACAACCTGGGCCACCAAGACGGTCTTGCGGGCATCCGACGCGCCTTCGCGCCCTTCGCCGGCATCCCCGGCGTGTTCGTGCACGGCTCGAACGATGTGCAGGCCCCCGCCCCGCGCAACCCGCTGAAGTACTTCACGGGACCGTCGAAGACGGCATCCGAGCCGAAGCTCCTCGACACCGCAGCTCTTGACGCGTTCTTCACTGACGACCTCGGCTGGCACGATCTGAACAACACGGCGATGCGCCAGGTCGTCGCGGGAAACACCATCGACTTCTTCGGCGTCGACGACGCGCACCGCGAGTGGGACGAGCTCGATGTCATCCCCGGAGCGCTCGATTCGCTGGGCCCCGCCCCGGCGGGAGCATCGCGAATCGGAGTGACGCACGCGCCGTACCAGCGCGTGCTGAACAACTTCGTCGACCTCGCGGCGGATGCCCTCTTCGCGGGACACACGCACGGCGGGCAGGTCTGCCTGCCCGGCTACGGCACACTCGTCGCGAACTGCGATATCCCGCTGAAACAGGCCAAGGGGCTCAGCACCTGGTCGCACGACGGCCGCAGTGTTCCCCTGAATGTCAGCGCCGGTTGTGGCCACTCAATCTACGCACCGGTGCGATTCGCGTGCCGCCCCGAAGCGACGTTGCTGACGTTGACGGCACGCTCAGCATGA
- a CDS encoding HAD-IIB family hydrolase: MNTLRLVAFDLDDTLAPSKGQIDDRIADLLRSLLQRVEVAIISGGNEDQFRSQVIARLDDLDAAAHQRLHLLPTCGTRYLRHDGTAYTAVYAHDLSEAEKTSALTALREEAERLGLWEATPWGEILEDRGSQITFSALGQQAPRDAKHTWDPAGTKRAALRDAVAPRLPGLEVRSGGSTSIDITRAGIDKAYGMQKLAELTGIALTDMLFYGDRLDKGGNDYPVLALGVRSIAVDGWEHTADELDALLQTLPVPAVR; encoded by the coding sequence ATGAACACCCTTCGCCTGGTCGCGTTCGACCTCGACGACACGCTCGCTCCGTCCAAGGGCCAGATCGACGACCGGATCGCAGACCTGCTGCGCTCCCTGTTGCAGCGGGTCGAGGTCGCCATCATCTCGGGTGGCAACGAGGACCAGTTCCGCTCCCAGGTAATCGCACGACTCGACGACCTCGACGCCGCCGCGCACCAGCGACTGCACCTTCTGCCGACGTGCGGGACCCGCTACCTGCGACACGACGGCACCGCATACACCGCCGTGTACGCGCACGACCTTTCCGAGGCCGAGAAGACCTCGGCACTCACGGCGCTGCGCGAAGAGGCCGAACGTCTCGGTCTCTGGGAAGCGACGCCCTGGGGTGAGATCCTCGAAGACCGCGGATCGCAGATCACGTTCTCGGCGCTCGGCCAGCAGGCTCCGCGCGATGCGAAGCACACCTGGGATCCCGCGGGCACGAAGCGCGCCGCCCTGCGGGATGCCGTCGCACCGCGACTGCCCGGCCTCGAAGTGCGCTCAGGCGGCTCGACGTCGATCGACATCACCCGGGCGGGCATCGACAAGGCCTACGGCATGCAGAAGCTCGCCGAGCTCACCGGCATCGCGCTGACCGACATGCTCTTCTACGGTGACCGCTTGGACAAGGGCGGCAACGACTACCCCGTACTGGCGCTCGGTGTGCGCTCCATCGCCGTGGACGGTTGGGAGCACACCGCCGACGAGCTCGACGCACTGCTGCAGACGCTCCCCGTTCCCGCCGTGCGGTGA
- a CDS encoding alpha-hydroxy acid oxidase yields MVTRQVPNPVELLELMKFKKPELNGKKRRLDSALTIYDLRDIAKRRTPKAAFDYTDGAAEGELSLSRARQAFEDVEFHPGILKPAPTVDTSVEILGGPSALPFGIAPTGFTRLMQTEGETAGAGAAAAAGIPFTLSTLGTTSIEGVKAANPEGRNWFQLYVMRDREISYELTRRAAAAGFDTLQFTVDTPVAGARLRDKRNGFSIPPQLTLGTIINAIPRPWWWFDFLTTPKLEFASLSTTGGTVGELLDAAMDPTISYDDLAVIRDLWPGKIVIKGVQNVEDSVRLRDAGVDGIVLSNHGGRQLDRAPIPFRLLPHVRKAVGDDFTVMVDTGIMNGADIVASVALGADFTLIGRAYLYGLMAGGRQGVDRTIEILRTEIERTMRLLGVSTLAELEPKHVTQLARLVPVAADAAGALAR; encoded by the coding sequence ATGGTCACGCGCCAGGTGCCGAACCCCGTTGAGCTTCTCGAGCTGATGAAGTTCAAGAAGCCCGAGCTCAACGGCAAGAAGCGCAGGCTCGACTCCGCGCTCACGATCTACGACCTGCGCGACATCGCCAAGCGGCGCACGCCGAAGGCCGCCTTCGACTACACCGACGGCGCTGCAGAGGGTGAGCTGTCGCTGTCTCGGGCGCGTCAGGCCTTCGAGGACGTCGAGTTCCACCCCGGCATCCTCAAGCCCGCGCCGACTGTCGACACGTCGGTCGAGATCCTTGGCGGTCCTTCGGCGCTGCCGTTCGGTATCGCGCCGACCGGATTCACCCGTCTGATGCAGACGGAGGGTGAGACGGCCGGGGCCGGTGCCGCCGCCGCGGCGGGTATTCCGTTCACGCTGTCGACACTGGGCACCACCTCGATCGAGGGCGTCAAGGCTGCCAACCCCGAGGGGCGCAACTGGTTCCAGCTGTACGTCATGCGCGACCGTGAGATCTCGTACGAGCTCACGCGTCGCGCCGCGGCGGCCGGCTTCGACACGCTGCAGTTCACCGTTGACACCCCGGTGGCCGGTGCCCGGTTGCGTGACAAGCGCAACGGTTTCAGCATCCCCCCGCAGCTCACGCTCGGCACGATCATCAACGCCATCCCGCGCCCCTGGTGGTGGTTCGACTTTCTGACCACGCCCAAGCTCGAGTTTGCGTCGCTGAGCACTACCGGCGGCACGGTTGGCGAGCTGCTCGATGCCGCCATGGACCCGACTATCAGCTACGACGATCTGGCCGTGATCCGCGACCTGTGGCCCGGCAAGATCGTGATCAAGGGCGTGCAGAACGTCGAGGACTCCGTGCGGTTGCGCGATGCGGGCGTCGACGGCATCGTGCTGTCGAACCATGGCGGCCGTCAGCTCGACCGCGCGCCGATTCCCTTCCGTCTGCTGCCGCACGTGCGCAAGGCGGTCGGCGATGACTTCACCGTCATGGTCGACACGGGCATCATGAACGGCGCTGACATCGTGGCATCCGTCGCGCTGGGTGCGGACTTCACACTCATCGGACGTGCGTACCTGTACGGACTGATGGCCGGCGGACGTCAGGGTGTTGATCGCACGATCGAGATCCTGCGCACCGAGATCGAGCGCACGATGCGCCTGCTGGGGGTGTCGACGCTCGCAGAGCTCGAACCCAAGCACGTCACGCAGCTGGCACGTCTCGTGCCGGTGGCCGCGGACGCCGCGGGGGCGCTGGCGCGCTGA
- a CDS encoding FadR/GntR family transcriptional regulator: MPETPATQRAWRTVLERIESDLLVGVLGPGDRLPSERDLAADLGVGRSSVREALRVLEVMGLIRTATGSGPQAGAIVIATPSGGMSALLRLQVAAQGFPLADVVQTRLVLEDAVVSALATAPERALEAAHALLDAMDDEHLSAPEFLALDAQLHYALAEASGNTVITAMMAGLRTSIESYVLEGSARIEDWSTMVAHLRREHREIVVAIEAGEADAARARVRDHITGYYTAAGLVPDNRPVLTEND, from the coding sequence ATGCCGGAGACCCCCGCCACCCAGCGCGCTTGGCGCACCGTGCTCGAGCGCATCGAGAGCGATCTGCTCGTGGGCGTGCTCGGTCCGGGCGACCGATTGCCCTCGGAGCGCGACCTCGCCGCCGATCTCGGTGTGGGGCGTTCCAGCGTGCGCGAGGCGCTCCGTGTCCTTGAGGTGATGGGGCTCATCCGCACCGCGACCGGGTCCGGGCCCCAGGCGGGGGCGATCGTGATCGCCACGCCTTCCGGGGGGATGTCCGCGCTGCTGCGGTTGCAAGTGGCCGCGCAGGGCTTTCCCCTGGCCGATGTCGTGCAGACCCGCCTCGTGCTGGAGGATGCCGTTGTCTCGGCGCTCGCAACGGCCCCTGAACGTGCACTGGAGGCCGCCCACGCGCTTCTCGACGCGATGGACGACGAGCACCTCTCGGCGCCGGAGTTCCTCGCCCTTGATGCCCAGCTGCATTACGCGCTGGCCGAGGCCTCGGGCAACACGGTGATCACGGCGATGATGGCCGGCCTGCGCACCTCGATCGAGTCGTACGTGCTCGAAGGCTCGGCGCGCATCGAGGACTGGAGCACGATGGTCGCGCATCTGCGCCGAGAGCATCGTGAGATCGTCGTCGCCATCGAGGCAGGCGAGGCGGATGCTGCCCGCGCGCGCGTTCGCGACCACATCACCGGCTACTACACCGCGGCCGGCCTCGTGCCCGACAATCGTCCCGTTCTGACTGAGAACGACTGA
- a CDS encoding thymidine kinase, producing MAKLYFRYGAMNSGKSTALLQAAYNYEERGQRVLLAKPEIDTKGASQIESRLGVTREVDFLIGEGADARALFYAERERVRNEVADELLPSDPEDVACLLIDEAQFLSAEQVDDLFRIAVLDGIPVMAYGIRNDFRTHAFPGSARLLAIAHALEELKTICRCGRKAVFNGRRAGGRFVFDGDQVAIDGVAVTYESLCGNCYLEESGGILG from the coding sequence GTGGCGAAGCTGTACTTCCGCTACGGCGCGATGAACTCCGGCAAGTCGACGGCCCTCCTGCAGGCCGCGTACAACTACGAGGAACGCGGGCAGCGCGTGCTGCTGGCAAAACCCGAGATCGACACCAAGGGTGCCTCGCAGATCGAGAGTCGGTTGGGCGTCACGCGTGAGGTCGACTTCCTGATCGGTGAGGGCGCGGATGCCCGGGCGCTGTTCTACGCGGAGCGCGAGCGGGTGCGCAATGAGGTGGCTGATGAGCTGCTGCCCTCGGACCCCGAAGATGTCGCATGCCTGCTGATCGACGAGGCGCAGTTCCTCTCGGCGGAGCAGGTGGATGACCTGTTCCGCATCGCGGTGCTCGATGGTATTCCGGTGATGGCATATGGCATTCGAAACGACTTCCGTACTCACGCCTTCCCGGGATCGGCGCGCCTGCTGGCGATCGCGCACGCGCTGGAGGAGCTCAAGACGATCTGCCGTTGCGGACGCAAGGCCGTCTTCAACGGGCGTCGCGCCGGTGGGCGCTTTGTTTTCGACGGCGACCAGGTGGCCATCGACGGCGTCGCGGTGACGTACGAATCGCTGTGCGGCAACTGCTACCTGGAGGAGTCCGGCGGCATCCTCGGCTGA
- the mqo gene encoding malate dehydrogenase (quinone): MSATLGTLLRELQPDWKIVAYERLSDVGQESSNPWNNAGTGHAALCELNYMPQGKDGSLDPAKAISINEQFQQSRQFWSTLVDRGVLDGPSTFINSTPHMTFVRGEKDVAFLKARYEVLKEQPLFAGIEYSEDSRVINSWAPLLMQKRRKGEPFAATRVPSGTDVDFGALTHQLFDHLSDAGVQVRTDHEVRSLKRQSDGTWLVKYRHVIGRTPGQVKARFVFVGAGGWALKLLQRSGIPEIKGYGVFPIGGQFLKTSDPKIVAQHQAKVYSQASVGAPPMSVPHLDTRVVDGEASLMFGPFATFSPKFLKQGSMFDIVSQVRPHNLWPMLRVAFANPDLITYLVGELMKNHRKKVDSLRTFMPTAQDGDWTLIQAGQRAQVMKKDPEKGGILQFGTEVVAAEDGTIAGLLGASPGASTAVPIMLGLLKRCFPEQYAGWEPTLRELIPTVGETLNDDAAAAEKSMDATASTLSLTA; the protein is encoded by the coding sequence ATGTCCGCCACACTGGGTACCCTGCTGCGCGAACTGCAGCCGGACTGGAAGATCGTCGCCTACGAGCGACTCAGCGACGTCGGGCAGGAGAGCTCCAACCCCTGGAACAACGCCGGTACCGGACACGCGGCACTGTGCGAGCTGAACTACATGCCCCAGGGTAAGGACGGCTCGCTCGACCCCGCCAAGGCGATCTCGATCAACGAGCAGTTCCAGCAGAGCCGGCAGTTCTGGTCGACTCTCGTCGACCGCGGCGTGCTCGATGGGCCGTCGACGTTCATCAACTCGACCCCGCACATGACGTTCGTGCGCGGTGAGAAGGATGTTGCGTTCCTGAAGGCGCGCTACGAGGTGCTCAAGGAGCAGCCGCTGTTCGCCGGCATCGAGTACAGCGAGGACTCCCGGGTCATCAACTCGTGGGCGCCGCTGCTGATGCAGAAGCGCCGCAAGGGTGAGCCCTTCGCCGCCACGCGCGTGCCCTCGGGCACCGACGTCGACTTCGGTGCACTCACGCACCAGCTCTTCGATCACCTCTCTGACGCCGGCGTTCAGGTGCGCACCGACCACGAGGTCCGCAGCCTCAAGCGCCAGTCCGACGGCACGTGGCTGGTCAAGTACCGGCACGTGATCGGTCGCACGCCCGGCCAGGTCAAGGCGCGCTTCGTGTTCGTCGGGGCGGGCGGTTGGGCCCTCAAGCTGCTGCAGCGTTCGGGCATCCCCGAGATCAAGGGCTACGGTGTCTTCCCGATCGGCGGTCAGTTCCTGAAGACGTCCGACCCGAAGATCGTCGCCCAGCACCAGGCGAAGGTGTACTCGCAGGCATCCGTCGGCGCACCGCCGATGTCGGTGCCGCACCTCGACACGCGTGTCGTCGACGGCGAGGCGTCGCTGATGTTCGGTCCGTTCGCGACGTTCAGCCCGAAGTTCCTCAAGCAGGGGTCGATGTTCGACATCGTCTCGCAGGTGCGGCCGCACAACCTCTGGCCGATGCTGCGTGTTGCGTTCGCGAACCCCGATCTGATCACGTACCTGGTCGGCGAACTGATGAAGAACCACCGCAAGAAGGTCGACAGCCTGCGCACGTTCATGCCGACGGCGCAGGACGGCGACTGGACGCTGATCCAGGCCGGCCAGCGCGCCCAGGTCATGAAGAAGGACCCCGAGAAGGGCGGCATTCTGCAGTTCGGCACTGAGGTCGTCGCCGCCGAAGACGGCACGATCGCCGGTCTGCTCGGTGCCTCGCCGGGTGCATCGACGGCGGTACCGATCATGCTCGGCCTGCTGAAGCGGTGCTTCCCCGAGCAGTACGCCGGCTGGGAGCCGACGCTGCGCGAGCTGATCCCGACGGTCGGCGAGACGCTCAACGACGACGCGGCCGCCGCCGAGAAGTCGATGGATGCCACCGCATCCACGCTCTCGCTCACGGCCTGA
- a CDS encoding aspartate-semialdehyde dehydrogenase — protein MTRISDSGFSIAIVGATGQVGTVMRDILAERAFPIRELRLFSSARSAGTAIEYGGETVIVEDVEKADASGIDIALFSAGATASRAYAPKFAAAGAVVVDNSSAWRMDPEVPLVVSEVNPDAMDERPKGIIANPNCTTMAAMPVLKALHAEAGLERLIVSTYQAVSGSGLAGAQELLGQVEGVLAQGDTLRLVHDGSAVDFPQPEKYVAPIAFDVIPMAGSVVDDGDNETDEEKKLRNESRKILGLPDLRVAGTCVRVPVFTGHSLSINAEFASDITPARAYEVLASAPGVIVDEVPTPLQAAGKDPSFVGRIRADQSAPEGKGLVLFISNDNLRKGAALNAVQIAEELTRRLVPAPR, from the coding sequence ATGACTCGTATCTCCGATTCCGGATTCTCGATCGCGATCGTCGGCGCCACCGGCCAAGTCGGCACCGTGATGCGCGACATCCTCGCCGAGCGGGCCTTCCCGATCCGCGAGCTGCGCCTGTTCTCGTCGGCCCGCTCCGCGGGCACGGCGATCGAGTACGGCGGCGAGACGGTGATCGTCGAGGACGTTGAGAAGGCGGATGCCTCGGGCATCGACATCGCGCTGTTCTCGGCGGGTGCGACCGCGAGCCGCGCCTATGCGCCGAAGTTCGCCGCTGCGGGTGCCGTCGTCGTCGACAACTCCAGCGCCTGGCGCATGGACCCGGAGGTCCCGCTGGTCGTCAGCGAGGTGAACCCGGATGCCATGGATGAGCGTCCCAAGGGCATCATCGCCAACCCGAACTGCACCACGATGGCGGCCATGCCGGTGCTCAAGGCGCTGCACGCCGAGGCCGGCCTCGAGCGCCTGATCGTATCGACGTACCAGGCCGTCTCGGGCTCGGGGCTGGCAGGGGCGCAGGAGCTGCTCGGGCAGGTCGAGGGCGTGCTCGCCCAGGGCGACACCCTGCGTCTGGTGCACGACGGATCGGCCGTCGACTTCCCGCAGCCCGAGAAGTACGTCGCTCCCATCGCGTTCGATGTCATCCCGATGGCCGGATCCGTCGTCGATGATGGCGACAACGAGACCGACGAAGAGAAGAAGTTGCGCAACGAGAGCCGCAAGATCCTCGGCCTTCCCGACCTGCGGGTCGCCGGCACGTGCGTGCGCGTTCCGGTGTTCACCGGGCATTCGCTGTCGATCAACGCCGAGTTCGCGTCGGACATCACGCCGGCCCGGGCGTATGAGGTACTGGCATCCGCTCCCGGCGTCATCGTCGATGAGGTGCCCACGCCTCTGCAGGCCGCCGGCAAGGACCCGAGCTTCGTCGGGCGCATTCGCGCCGACCAGTCGGCTCCTGAGGGCAAGGGGCTGGTGCTGTTCATCAGCAACGACAACCTGCGCAAGGGCGCGGCGCTGAACGCCGTGCAGATCGCCGAGGAGCTCACCCGCCGCTTGGTCCCCGCGCCCCGCTGA
- a CDS encoding aspartate kinase yields the protein MALIVQKYGGSSVADAESIKRVAKRIVDTRRAGHDVVVAVSAMGDTTDELLDLANQVAPIPAPRELDMLLSSGERISMALLAMTIHSMGFEARSFTGSQAGMITDSHHGKARIVDVTPVRLREALDEGAIVIVAGFQGFNRDTRDITTLGRGGSDTTAVALAAALNADVCEIYSDVDGIYTADPRVIPRARKLDTISSEEMLELAANGAKVLYIRAVEYARRHGVLIHARSTFSSAEGTYVLGEGMQAPRASQGEAMEEPIVAGVATDLSQAKITVAGVPDVPGKAAEIFKIVSKAGANVDMIVQNVSAASTGRTDISFTLPKADAPATIKALAAEQGEVGFENLLHDDQIGKLSVVGAGMRTHSGVSEILFEALSAGGINIEMISTSEIRISVVLRGSDLAEAARTVHTAYGLDSEIEAVVHAGTGR from the coding sequence GTGGCACTGATCGTGCAGAAGTACGGCGGCTCGTCCGTCGCCGACGCAGAGAGCATCAAGCGCGTCGCCAAGCGCATCGTCGACACCCGTCGCGCCGGACACGACGTGGTCGTGGCCGTCAGCGCGATGGGCGACACCACCGACGAACTGCTCGACCTGGCCAACCAGGTCGCCCCGATTCCCGCCCCGCGCGAGCTCGACATGCTGCTCAGCAGCGGTGAGCGCATCTCGATGGCGCTGCTGGCCATGACCATCCACTCGATGGGCTTCGAGGCGCGCTCGTTCACCGGCAGCCAAGCCGGCATGATCACCGACTCCCACCACGGCAAGGCCCGCATCGTCGATGTCACGCCGGTGCGTCTGCGCGAAGCACTCGACGAGGGGGCGATCGTGATCGTCGCCGGCTTCCAGGGCTTCAACCGCGATACGCGCGACATCACCACGCTCGGCCGCGGCGGATCCGACACCACCGCGGTCGCCCTCGCCGCCGCGCTGAACGCCGACGTGTGCGAGATCTACAGCGACGTCGACGGTATCTACACCGCCGACCCGCGCGTCATCCCGCGCGCCCGCAAGCTCGACACCATCTCGAGCGAAGAGATGCTCGAACTCGCTGCCAACGGCGCGAAGGTGCTCTACATCCGTGCCGTCGAGTACGCCCGCCGTCACGGCGTCCTGATCCACGCCCGCTCGACCTTCTCGTCGGCAGAGGGCACCTACGTTCTCGGCGAGGGCATGCAGGCCCCGCGCGCATCCCAGGGAGAAGCCATGGAAGAACCCATCGTCGCCGGCGTCGCCACCGACCTGAGCCAGGCGAAGATCACCGTCGCCGGTGTGCCCGACGTTCCGGGCAAGGCCGCCGAGATCTTCAAGATCGTCTCCAAGGCGGGCGCCAACGTCGACATGATCGTGCAGAACGTCTCGGCGGCCTCGACGGGGCGCACGGACATCTCGTTCACGCTGCCCAAGGCCGACGCGCCTGCAACCATCAAGGCGCTCGCGGCCGAGCAGGGCGAGGTCGGGTTCGAGAACCTGCTGCACGACGACCAGATCGGCAAGCTCTCGGTGGTCGGCGCGGGTATGCGCACGCACTCCGGTGTGTCCGAGATCCTGTTCGAGGCTCTCAGTGCCGGCGGGATCAACATCGAGATGATTTCCACGTCCGAGATCCGCATCTCGGTCGTGCTGCGTGGCTCGGACCTCGCCGAAGCCGCCCGCACCGTGCACACCGCCTACGGGCTCGACAGCGAGATCGAGGCTGTCGTCCACGCCGGCACCGGCCGCTGA
- a CDS encoding DMT family transporter has translation MNAQHPGFTRKGWALFAVMAFVWGITYLFIKEAVASYSPPAVVSARTLLGAAVLLPFAIRAGALKAAWKHWPWVMAFGLIEMAGPFLLLSHAETQLPSGLTGLLVATVPLFAVLIALVRGDRSVLAPIRLGGLLLGFAGVAIVVAGPGLFPRDGASAFAIGEVLLTALLYAIAPFVIAYKLSDVPSIGTITLALLGIGLGYLPAALLTQTEVPTLRSTVSLVLLGVICTAVAFVAFFALIREVGPVRAPLFTYVNPIVALVLGTVLLAEPVTPGLLIGLPVVLVGCWFAATGGRLRPRVTGT, from the coding sequence GTGAATGCTCAGCATCCGGGATTCACCCGCAAGGGCTGGGCGCTGTTCGCCGTCATGGCATTCGTCTGGGGCATCACCTACCTGTTCATCAAAGAGGCTGTCGCGTCGTACTCACCTCCGGCGGTGGTTTCGGCGCGTACCTTGCTCGGCGCCGCCGTGCTGCTGCCGTTCGCGATCCGCGCGGGTGCGCTCAAGGCGGCATGGAAACACTGGCCCTGGGTGATGGCCTTCGGCCTCATCGAGATGGCCGGTCCGTTCCTGCTGCTCAGCCACGCTGAGACGCAGCTTCCCTCCGGACTGACAGGGCTCCTCGTCGCGACCGTCCCGCTGTTCGCCGTGCTCATCGCGCTCGTGCGGGGTGATCGTTCGGTGCTCGCGCCGATACGTCTCGGCGGGCTGCTGCTCGGCTTCGCCGGTGTCGCGATCGTCGTCGCCGGACCCGGCCTGTTCCCACGCGACGGTGCCAGCGCCTTCGCGATCGGCGAGGTGCTGCTCACCGCGCTGCTGTACGCCATCGCCCCCTTCGTCATCGCCTACAAGCTCAGCGACGTCCCCTCGATCGGAACGATCACGCTCGCGCTGCTCGGCATCGGGCTCGGGTACCTGCCGGCCGCGCTGCTGACCCAGACCGAGGTTCCGACGCTGCGCTCGACGGTCTCGCTGGTGCTGCTCGGCGTGATCTGCACGGCGGTTGCTTTCGTCGCCTTCTTCGCGCTCATTCGTGAGGTCGGGCCGGTGCGTGCGCCGCTGTTCACCTACGTCAACCCGATCGTGGCACTCGTTCTCGGCACAGTGCTCCTGGCCGAGCCCGTCACGCCCGGGCTGCTGATCGGACTTCCGGTCGTTCTCGTCGGATGCTGGTTCGCCGCCACCGGGGGTCGGCTGCGCCCCCGGGTGACCGGAACGTAG
- the recR gene encoding recombination mediator RecR: MYDGIVQELIDEFGRLPGIGPKSAQRIAFHILQTPSFDVARLSELLTEVRTRVRFCDICGNVAEQERCSICRDPRRNPELICVVEDAKDVAAIERTREFRGLYHVLGGAISPIAGVGPDDLRIAQLMSRLADGTVQEVILATNPNLEGEATASYLSRLLTSMDIAVSRLASGLPVGGDLEYADEVTLGRAFEGRRRL; the protein is encoded by the coding sequence ATGTACGACGGCATCGTTCAAGAGCTGATCGACGAGTTCGGCCGGCTGCCGGGCATCGGTCCCAAGTCCGCGCAGCGGATCGCGTTCCACATCCTGCAGACGCCGTCCTTCGACGTCGCCCGTCTGTCAGAACTGCTCACCGAGGTGCGCACGCGGGTGCGATTCTGCGACATCTGCGGAAACGTCGCCGAGCAGGAGCGCTGCAGCATCTGCCGTGACCCGCGCCGCAACCCCGAGCTGATCTGCGTCGTCGAGGATGCGAAGGACGTCGCGGCGATCGAGCGCACCCGTGAGTTCCGTGGCCTCTATCACGTGCTCGGTGGAGCGATCAGCCCCATCGCCGGTGTCGGACCCGACGACCTGCGGATCGCCCAGCTGATGAGCAGGCTCGCCGACGGCACTGTGCAAGAGGTCATCCTCGCGACCAACCCCAACCTCGAGGGCGAGGCGACCGCAAGCTATCTGAGCCGCCTGCTGACGAGCATGGACATCGCCGTATCGCGCCTGGCATCGGGACTCCCCGTCGGCGGCGATCTGGAGTACGCCGACGAGGTCACCCTGGGACGCGCCTTCGAGGGCCGTCGCCGGCTGTGA